The following is a genomic window from Gigantopelta aegis isolate Gae_Host chromosome 5, Gae_host_genome, whole genome shotgun sequence.
atacatgtactgttaaagggacattcccgagtttgctacattgtaggatgtttccgacaaataaaataggTCTACGAttatacttacatattaaatatattttcttgttcagaatatcagtgtctgtatattcaacgtgtttcgggtcgtcttaatatttgtaagaagcccaaactggatttttacttcaaataatttcgtatgtacaaaaaaatcttttttaggaaataaaatgaaatttaacctagtacagatattagaacgatcagaaacacgtttaatatacagccactaatattttatgcagaacaaaatatttgatatataataattacagtcgttaacatcttaaaacttgcagcaaactcaggaatgtccctttaaatttaagTAACAATTTAAACGTGTATATTAGTATTGTTCaagatttatattttaatttccatTGAAGAAGTTACACTTGTAAATTGAATTGTATATAAGTGTAGATGGattacaaatgtattaatatagtaaaacactatttctattattattttttattgttgttattttgtggaGTCGTTTCTGTTGTAGCTGTTTACGCCTGGAAATAAAACGCTGAACCTTGATCTCGCCTAGTTGTCCCGTTGAGTtctcgctcgaggtgcttgcgtcgcaggatcgaaccaccttggtggatccattcagctgacagggttttttctcgttccatccagtgcaccacaactggacaaatgccgttgtatgtgctatcctgtctatgggatggtgcatataaaagatcccttgctgctaatcgaaaagagtagcccatgaagtggcgacggcggatttactccctcaatatctgtgtggtccttaaccatatgcccgacgccatatatccgtaaataaaatgtgatgagtgcgtcgttaagtaaaacattcctttctttctttctttcaacgaGTCCggtgacgggacgtagcccagtggtacagcgctcgcctgatgcgcgatcgatctaggaccgctccccgtcggtgggtccattgggctatttctcgttccagccagtgctccacaactggtgtaacaaaggccgtggtatatactatcctgtctgtgggatggtgcatataagagatcccttgccgtaaagagtagcccatgaagtgacgacagcgggtttcctctctcaatatctgtgtggtccttaaccatatgtccgacgccatataaccgtaattaaatgtgttgattgcattgttaaatagaacattccttccttcaacgAATCCGTTAcaatggagccgacgtagggactgggtgtgttccttcatttcaacttatttttgtgctaatttccaattaaggttcaagcacgctgtcttggacacatatgcctcagctatctgggctgtctgtccaggacagtgggttagttgttagtggttagtgagataaaagagggtgtagtggtcttacacctacccattgaggcgTTAAAACTAGTTCTGGGTGGAatccggtaccaggctgcgaacccagtatctatcagcattatgtccgatggcctaaccatcaCACCACAAAGGTCAGTTGTGTGTTCGTAACACaagaatacatatataacacAGTCAGGACCCATTACCCGTGGTCCACAGCTCCGTGATGTAGCCAACTTTGATGTGTCGGTgcgtagtagtgttggtataaatgaatgaatgaatgaatgaatgaatgaatgtttaacgacaccccagcacgaaaaatacatcggctatggGGTGtcaaaaaaggtttgttttgtttaacgtcaacactagaacacattgatttattaatcatcggctattggatgtcaaacatttggtaattttgacatatagtcagagagggaacctgctacatttttccattagtagttagggatcttttatatgcaccatcccacagacaggatagcatatactacGGCCTTCtatacaccagtcgtgatgcactggttggaacaaaagaCCCATTAACGGCGATAGGAAATggttcatttaacgacgcactcaacacattttatttacggacatatggttaaggaccacaaattgggtgcaaatattattttaccttCATAATTTATTAAGCGAAATAATGCTCATGATTCTTTCtttataacaaaatttattaacacttgtgttaatttctatattaacaaaataacagaaTATGGGAAGAGGCGACATAATAAATCGCAATCCGCATATCAACGTAATTAAAGAGTCCGAGCAGCAGGTGGGAATTGTTTTCTGGCTTTCATTTCCTTTCACATAATGTCATTTTTGATCGGAAGGTTTATTGAATTTATTAGAGTATTTTCTTCgattttcatttataaactgCAAGCGATGCTAATCTAAATATTGAGGTTCCTATAAATCAATTTATAACTTGTACTCATTACATGgggtttttaacatttattatagtCTTTGCAAATGTTCGATCTTAATATCTGATGCTCGAAGTCGAAATAGAACGTGGGTTCGGACTATTTTTGTGAATCGAATCGGGTTGTTCATTTAAACGTGTTCCAATGGCGTGTGCAGGCATTTTAGCAGGGGTGGAGGTCTAGACTATGGCTAGTGAAGTTTATAGGGTGTCGAAATATGTCCCCCTCCACcgtctccaccccacccccgcaaaatgtatttaaaaaaaaaaaattgctcaaTAGTGTAGGTGTTCGTTTtagtttggggtgggggtttttttcatttacattTGCACAGGCGGATcttggggaggggtggggggaaggGGGCCTAAATTTttcaacagttataattttattatatattaatttacgtccccctccaaacctccccaaagttcccttggcattccgcctcatgtcattggggctccccataatggattttctggatccgccacagCTTTGTAAAACTTAAGTACAATATACACATTATACACCATTAATAAACgtttctttataaatataactcaaatatgtataattttcacAATATAGCCAAGTATTATTTTCTGAGTAATATCATCGATAACAAATCTTTTGCATTagatatttgtaataatacagaaaaaaatatattctgttTCCAAtcatttccattttttttttctttttaagttaaccttttgacaaaattaattactcttatcattactgtatgattttcttaatcctaaccctaaacttaacccattttctttctagggaAGACATCCAGATACAAATTATACCCTTCAATGCATTTATTGAAGAAAGACATCCAGATaaaatgtatactcttcaaagcaGTTACTGAATACTATCGTCTATCTAGACCAGTATGTTGTCCGGTGATGGTCGATGTGTCGAACGGGCGGTCTCTTCAAAACACTGTAAAACCAACACTGATGTGAAAATATTTGGCACAGATCAGCAACATTCCTTTGAGAAGCCTTTCAAATGTGGAATTTGCTTTAAATGTTTCTCGTGCAAGAGTCGTGTCCAGCGGCACATGAGAATCCACAGTGGTGAACGACCATATCAGTGCGATGTTTGCCGAAGGTGTTTTCGTCTGAATGGTAACTTAAAACAGCACATGTTAATTCACAGTGGTGTTAAAGATTTCACGTGCGACGTGTGCGGGGACTGTTTCTCTCACAGCTTCAGGTTAAGACAACACGCGTTAGTTCACACCACCGTTAAGCCGTTTAAATGTGCGGTGTGTGCAAAATATTTCTCATACAGATCCAACTTAAAACAGCATATGCTGGCTCACATCGGTGCCAAGCCTTACAAATGTGAGATATGTGCAAAATATTTCTCACAGAATTCTCACTTGAAACAGCACATGTTAATTCACGCTGGCGtcaaacctttcaaatgtgagatGTGTGTGAAATATTTCTCACAGAAGTCGAGCCTGAAACTGCACGTGTTAATCCACGCTGGCGTCAAGCCGTATAaatgtgaggtgtgtgccaaacTGTTCTTACTGAATAACAACTTGAAGACGCACATGCTCGTTCACTCTGACGCCAGGCCGTTCCTGTGCGAGGTGTGTGCTGAGCGGTTCTCCCAGAACAAGCATTTAAAGCGACACATGTTGATTCATACGGGGGTTAAGTCTTTCAGATGTGAGACGTGTGACAGGTGCTTCTCACGCAGTACGACGTTGAAACGACACACGCTTGTTCACACTAGTGACAAACCTTACAAGTGTGACATGTGTACGAAATGTTTCTCTCAACGCAAGCAGTTGAAACATCATGTGTTGGTTCATGCTAGCGAGATAAACGTTTAAGAGTTGAAACATATGTTGgcttttgttattaaaaaaacgtCTTAATTTGAAACGTCATATGTTGGCTCTTGTTATTAAGAAAACGTCTTAATTTGAAACGTCATATGTTGGCTCTTGTTATTAAGAAAACATCTTAATTTGAAACGTCATATGTTGGCTCTTGCTATTGATGGAAggaagtaatgttttatttaacgacgcactcaacacattttatcaatgtgctcttgtgttgtcgttaaacaaaacaaactttaaaacaaacaattcaaTAGCCGTGGTATATCCTACcatgtctatgtgatggtgcatgtaaaagaacttgctactaatgcaaaattgtagcgggtttcctctctaagactgtgtgtcaaaattaccaaatccaatagccaatgattaataaaccaatgtgctctaatggtgttgttaaacaaaacagactaacTTTTAAGTTTCAGTTATTCATGCACTGGTGTATTGAGTTGGGTGGAGCGGGTAATTGTCTCAATTGTCGTATAGTGTAATGGTATTTATTGTGGTAAAGAAGTTTATTTAGTGCGAGAGgtacacaaattgttttattgtttgattATTTTATCAATTTACATTCGGTTAATATGTactgtttacatacatgtatgtaatttgtctttattaaatatgaattaaaaacttcatattttatctttttaattacaaatatatatatattatactcggggaaaaaagttcctgtgcactaaatgattgcatatagaatataatttacttgaaatctggttaTCACCCCCGTCGATATTCCAACGGTGTCCTGTCAATTGCACGAACTATTCATACTTTGTGATCACacgttgcattactagcattcttggtcacgtgctcctgtttgacgttatttttcttatcattggactttaaaactattgtatggattctcatcactcagaaaaatatttttgttggtatctgatcgtcgtcagtgtgatgCCACGCCTCCCAGAAAATTGACTCCTTCGAACGATGGGTATGATTGAGGTTAGAACGGCACAAACGCTGTTGCTAGTAATTTTGGTattcattggtgttcatcagaacactatgcaatatctgcggagatgttctcgacagtttaggggtactagggatcttccatgtttagggagtcgacacgtgacgccacgtcagcaaatcgtcagtattaagcgggaatcatttggaaatgatacATGTAACATCCAAATGCATCTCTAAGTTAAGGTCAATCCGTGGAAGAACTGAACGCAACCGATTAGGTGAtaacaaagtacgaccatgaccgtaatatgttgttctgttacatcatcACCGACGGTGCACCAAACATTGTGTTCAGAAGGCAGGAGAGGATCAccgtacttttaacagataaatagtacatctatgtaaatcacaatatttaaaaattttaaaactttaagtcctactgaaattttaatgatgcataGGAACTTTTtttcgtgtgtatatatacaatgtatatacgtatatatatatatatatatatatatatatatatatatatatatttatttattattattattattaatactcttccccccaccccctttttttttttttttttttttttatttctaaaattattttcaatttaaacTTTAGAATTTATAACTACTAGTCTATAAACGTTCATGGTTTTAAATAGTTATTGCTTACACCTCAATATTGACAGTATGCCAGCtattgtgggatggtgtatataaaagatcccatgctactaatgggaaaatgtagcgggttttctctctaagactatatgttaaagttaccaaatgtttaacatccattaaccgatgattaatgaatcaatgtgctctagtgtcgttaaacacaaacaaactaacTGTTTTAACCAATTATGGattctaataataattttttaaaagcaataatAATTTATGGTTCTATGGTGACATGATATCTGCGTTTGGTCTCCTACGATCTGCAGATATTGATTCATATATTATAGGAACCACGTGTTAGTCTGATCTTCTTGCTCCTGGGGCGGAATATAGCTGAATGGTACGGAATTCGGATACCTCTGGTGTGAAAAATATAACCTGTACCCCATTTTACTGATTAATAATTTGAAAAGTGTTAACACCATGACAGTGATAGTTTACACCTGATATCATATGGGTGTAATAACTCGAGTATTTGGGTTGAATGCGTCTGAAGTACTGACAGAATCAAAATTGCATGTCAAAAGATATAATTTCAGAGTCGTATTCCCggggtaataaaatgtttattccaCCATGCTCGACggggtaataaaatgtttattccaCCATGCTCGACggggtaataaaatgtttattccaCCATGCTCGACGGCGGTTAAATATTGAAGCAATATTGGAAACGATTGGAAGATTAGTTCTGTAAACTATCTTATCAACATAAGCGTACGACATAGGGGCCGGAggatttccccccccccccccccccccccccccccaaacccctagtgctggagcaattcctcaaattcgggcacaaacgatagagatattcgggcaagatgtgctaacctgagacctttttaccatgtatttccatcaatttacccacaaaattagttgtaatccatgggGGAAAATACGTAGTTATTAGTTTATTAGTTTGCAAgcatatatagctgtttagtagtgatgcaatgaatgaatgaatgaatgtttaacgacaccccagcacgaaaaatacatcggctattgggtgtcaaactatggtaatgcaaataattaaagtgatgatcaatatcaatataaaaattcaaggtttaaacaaaaacagtgtaaagaactgtgcaaaaattcaaatacaaatatcacagaattttacggatactgaattttactctaaacttcaatttgtgctgtattggccattctcaaagagaatgttacacccctgcaccacggtgaggttacagcacacgcaggggcctaGTAGTGAtgcttatatatttataaataaatgttcagatttggctatttttgttgaattcgggcaaacacgagcctgtaccaccaccaccacccaaccCCCGTACAAAAATGGAATCCCGTACGACTATGGTTATCAAGAGGGTGCCATTTGCCTGTCCTGAACGAAGGAGCCGGAGCAAGtcaacacctgcgcccatggtaggcgtgcgctacaacagcttgctctcaATGTGCACGTTAAGACCTCTGGCCTGGATGTGCCATATGTAATTTATGAAACTCGTAGTTGAGGAATAAAACAATCCCCAAACTCGTTACATAAATACCGTGTGGCTCACGCAataatctgtctgtctgtcggtctatCTCTGTCcctccgtccgtctgtctgtctatctatttatctatctatgtattacatacatcacacacacacacacacacacacacacacacacacacacacacacacaccgagagagacagagagagacatacatacataaatacatatatcaatcatgcatacaaatatacatacatacatagatagatatatttatatatatagatagatacatacatacatacgtacatacgtacgtacgtattgatgtatgaatctctatatattgtatgtatctcgaggttgactgttacatagatattaacgcactggcgcaggggataattaaatcctttctggcctcacaaattgtcccatgccgttgctgggactcgaacctgtggcaccgattccccacaaattgcaagactaaccacgatacgctctgagctatcgaagcttcaataaaaaaagaagttctTTAACTCTACCATATGCATGgagcctacaatctacgcggtctatcccgcttacgtgcatgaaacattgagcctacaatctacgcggtctatcccgcttacgtgcatgaaacattgagagagagagagagagagagagagagagagagagagagagagagagagagagagagagagagagagagagagagagagagagagagagagagagagagagagagacagacagacagacagacagacataatacatacatacataaatacatatatcaatacatgcatacaaatatacatacaaacatacatagatggatagatagatagatagatgtatatatatgtatatatagacatctatagatagatagatacatacatacatacgtacgtatgtatgtatgtatgtatatagatagatacatacatacatatgtatgtatctagatagatgtatgtatgtatgtatctatctacagatacatgcatacatacatacatagatagatatctatgtatgtatgtattttgtatgtatgtatgtatgcatgtatgtgtgtatgtatgaatatctatctatctctctatctatctatctatctatttatctatatatatattatattaaatgaacCAAACATAGCAGATGTAACCCGCATTTTATAGTCGGAACAACAGGTCAGAATAGGTTTTACATGTCCGTTTCCTGTTTTGTAACCTGATTGTTGTTCGGTAGGTTTATTAAGTTTACAGTAACAGTTtacgtgttttatttattaagtacAACATATGCTCATTGGTATAGttaataatatgtttgaaataaacGTCCTGTATGTATTGCCTCTTTTAACtcggaacatttatttcattcagTGGTATGAAGTCAAAGTCAGTGGCCCAATATCCGAACTGGAACCAGGAATCGGACTgagtgggtttttgttgttgttaaaaacaaaatgggcccgtgcttataaatgCTTTTAGTCCAGActcgatctctaatgacgtcacacacatacaagttGTATGGCGATGTCATGACAATAGTGTCTCAGACACTCTTAGACTCGAGTCTagattaaaacttttataagcacAAGACTTGGTCGCAAGTTTGGATAAGATGGGATTGCTTCTTTTCTTAAATAAGTAAATCTACTATAGTTTTATAAGTACTGACCTTAATAGTGTTCTtagtatttagttttattttacataattataactgGGATATAATATTGCTACcacttaaaatattagtgtaaagcaaactaattaaaatatatttcttcctactactactactaccaccaccaccaccaccaccaccaccaccaccactaatactagtactactactagtactagtactactagtactactactagtactagtactactagtagtagtactactactaccactactactactactactactactaccacctaccaccaccaccaccatcactactactagtagtactactactactattactgctactagcaccaccaacaccaacactattactactactagtactactactattaccactatcactaccactactactgctaccactactactactattattattactactactactactaccactaccactactaccactacgactattactattattactactgctgctgttgctgctgctgctaatactactactactgttactattactacaacaactacaacaactactactactactactactactgctactaccgcctaccataaccaccaccatcactactactagtactactattattactgctactatcaccaccactattactactagtactaccactactagtagtagtagtactaccactactaccactaccactactactactaccactactactattactattattactactactactactgctactgctgctgctgctgctgctgctactactactactgctgttgctgttactactactactactactactattgctgctgctgctgctgctaattCCCCAATCcatcattataatataatgctCAGTTGTTATTGGCATGTTAACCAATACATGATCATGTACTACTAATAAACCTTTCTATCGGTTATCTTGGCCTTTTCACAACaatgagagagacagaaagagagagagagagagagagagagagagagagagagagagagagagagagagagagagagagagagagagagagagagagagagagagagacagacagacagacagacagacagacagacaaagagaagGGGAcggtacgtattggtatggttcgctgtactgcggccactaaaatagactcgcccgatatttttagaatttgtatgctcccaaataacgttataaaaggcgaagtgtgattggtcaatatttaaattattatttactgacgaaatgttacctggacattggagactacgcagtgttgttagcaatccgattaaaattagttctactggtctaaataaggcattcgtaattcacatgaaacatatcgtataccctcaggataattcggaatatttttaaattattttcaaatcactggcatgattctgcaagtaaggttttgattggtggacatgagctccaactggctcgtgttagatccacatgtaatagtggagctaattttaattagattgactgaGACcgtgagagagagggagagagagagggagggagggagacagacagacagacagagagagagagagtgagacagacagacagacagacagaccgacagacagacagacagaccgaggagggagggagggagggagacagacagagaaagaccgagagagagagagatagattattttttattattgttcaaTGAATTTCCTGGGCCTTTTTCAGTATTCCTCTACAATACTGAAGATACCCAAGGATGTTCCTGGCAGCCTGGTTTTTAAGATTCACAtttttatatcaatataattatactgtttAAAACATTGACGGAAAGCCTGTATCTGACAAAGAGTATGGCTTTAAAGAGACTCACAATGAAAGACACCCAGATAtaaattatactcttcaaagcagttactgaagaaagacatccagatataaattatactcttcaaagcAGTTACTGAAAAAAGACATCCAGATataatgtatactcttcaaagcagttactgaagaaagacatccagatataaattatactcttcaaagcAGTTACTGAAGAACGACATCCAGATAtaaattatactcttcaaagcAGTTACTGAAGAACGACATCCAGATAtaaattatactcttcaaagcagttactgaagaaagacatccagatataaattatactcttcaaagcAGTTACTGAAGAAAGACATCCAGATataatgtatactcttcaaagcaGTTACTGAAGAACGACATCCAGATAtaaattatactcttcaaagcAGTTACTGAAGAACGACATCCAGATATAAATTATCAAAGCAGTTACTGAAAAGACATCCAGTATACTCTTCAAAGCAGTTACTGAAGAACGACATCCAGATAtaaattatactcttcaaagcAGTTACTGAAGAACGACATCCAGATAtaaattatactcttcaaagcAGTTACTGAAGAACGACATCCAGATAtaaattatactcttcaaagcAGTTACTGAAGAACGACATCCAGATataatgtatactcttcaaagcaGTTACTGAAGAACGACATCCAGATAtaaattatactcttcaaagcAGTTACTGAAAAAAGACATCCAGATataatgtatactcttcaaagcagttactgaagaaagacatccagatataaattatactcttcaaagcagttactgaagaaagacatccagatataaattatactcttcaaagcagttactgaagaaagacatccagatataaattatactcttcaaagcAGTTACTGAAGAAAGACATCCAGATataatgtatactcttcaaagcaGTTACTGAAGAACGACATCCAGATAtaaattatactcttcaaagcagttactgaagaaagacatccagatataaattatactcttcaaagcagttactgaagaaagacatccagatataaattatactcttcaaagcagttactgaagaaagacatccagatataaattatactcttcaaagcAGTTACTGAAGAACGACATCCAGATAtaaattatactcttcaaagcAGTTACTGAAGAACGACATCCAGATAtaaattatactcttcaaagcagttactgaagaaagacatccagatataaattatactcttcaaagcAGTTACTGAAGAAAGACATCCAGATATaattatactcttcaaagcAGTTACTGAAGAACGACATCCAGATAtaaattatactcttcaaagcagttactgaagaaagacatccagatataaattatactcttcaaagcagttactgaagaaagacatccagatataaattatactcttcaaagcAGTTACTGAAGAAAGACATCCAGATataatgtatactcttcaaagcagttactgaagaaagacatccagatataaattatactcttcaaagcAGTTACTGAAGAAAGACATCCAGATataatgtatactcttcaaagcagttactgaagaaagacatccagatataaattatactcttcaaagcAGTTACTGAAGAAAGACATCCAGATATAAGAtaaattatactcttcaaagcagttactgaagaaagacatccagatataaattatatcttCAAAGCAGTTACTGAAGAAAGACATCCAGATTAAAATACTCTTCAAAGCAGTTACTGAAGAAAGACATCCAGATAtaaattatactcttcaaagcAGTTACTGAAGAAAGACATCCAGATataatgtatactcttcaaagcagttactgaagaaagacatccagatataa
Proteins encoded in this region:
- the LOC121373772 gene encoding zinc finger protein 708-like yields the protein MLSGDGRCVERAVSSKHCKTNTDVKIFGTDQQHSFEKPFKCGICFKCFSCKSRVQRHMRIHSGERPYQCDVCRRCFRLNGNLKQHMLIHSGVKDFTCDVCGDCFSHSFRLRQHALVHTTVKPFKCAVCAKYFSYRSNLKQHMLAHIGAKPYKCEICAKYFSQNSHLKQHMLIHAGVKPFKCEMCVKYFSQKSSLKLHVLIHAGVKPYKCEVCAKLFLLNNNLKTHMLVHSDARPFLCEVCAERFSQNKHLKRHMLIHTGVKSFRCETCDRCFSRSTTLKRHTLVHTSDKPYKCDMCTKCFSQRKQLKHHVLVHASEINV